The following are from one region of the Silene latifolia isolate original U9 population chromosome 9, ASM4854445v1, whole genome shotgun sequence genome:
- the LOC141602140 gene encoding protein FAR-RED IMPAIRED RESPONSE 1-like translates to MTETRIGFYFDYDLDDDGSLRRAIWADGIARDNYKIFGDAVSFDPTYSTNKYSMVFTPFTGVDHHKRSVTFCGALIAREDYESFNWAFNRFLQAMGGKEHEYIITDQDPGIIKSVPLIFKTARHRFCMWHIMNKMPSKFGVSRSDYNDFMCKINDIIWDDELEAAEFDGIWEQIIEDHGVGRLEDGIDYEDDSKIRERK, encoded by the exons ATGACTGAAACAAGAATAGGTTTCTACTTTGACTATGATCTTGACGATGATGGCAGCCTACGTAGGGCCATATGGGCGGACGGTATTGCCCGAGATAATTACAAAATTTTTGGTGATGCGGTGTCATTCGACCCAACTTACTCCACCAATAAGTATTCTATGGTATTCACACCATTCACAGGTGTTGACCACCATAAACGATCTGTGACGTTCTGTGGGGCTCTAATTGCAAGGGAAGATTATGAGTCATTTAATTGGGCTTTCAACCGGTTTTTACAAGCAATGGGGGGTAAGGAACACGAGTACATAATTACAGATCAGGACCCAGGTATTATCAAATCTGTCCCTCTTATTTTCAAGACAGCGCGCCATCGGTTctgtatgtggcatataatgaacaaaatgCCCAGTAAGTTTGGTGTCTCTAGGAGTGATTATAATGACTTCATGTGTAAAATTAatgacattatatgggacgatgaGCTTGAAGCAGCAGAATTTGATGGTATCTGGGAGCAAATAATTGAAGATCATGGTGTTGGC aGACTTGAGGATGGCATCGATTATGAGGACGactcaaagatcagagagcgaaaatag
- the LOC141598471 gene encoding uncharacterized protein LOC141598471 — protein sequence MLYHTWDVFRTDCGKDFSLKADLIFVPIKIEAHYACVCINFNSRTIDLLDSKYYSSPRQSEICGACHVIASLMSDYVEARDDAKSRAKDIPSFQFRQIPFAWHPQTINDTESGLFCMMHMLMYEGDSFGHVDLERKVNRRYLVIQLAATLLLADMNIIREGVLTKVNGFIGEKLQILKVVENRRRAARRGDKKPAKK from the exons ATGTTGTACCATACGTGGGACGTCTTCCGAACCGACTGTGGCaaagatttcagcttgaaggctgatttaatctttgtacccattaagattgaagcgcattatgcatgtgtgtgtatcaactttaattctaggacgattgatctCCTGGACAGTAAGTACTATTCAAGTCCGCGGCAATCGGAGATATGCGGAGCATGTCACGTtatt gcgagcctcatgagcgactacgTGGAGGCTAGGGACGATGCGAAGAGCAGAGCGAAAGACATACCGTCGTTCCAGTTCCGTCAGATCCCGTTTGCCTGGCATCCGCAAACGATAAACGAcaccgagtctggcttgttctgcatgatgcacatgttaatgtacgagggtgacagttttggtcacgttgatctcgagaggaaggtgaaccgtcgatatttggtgaTCCAGTTAGCAGCGACGCTTCtcctagctgacatgaacatcatcaGGGAAGGAGTTCTGACCAAGGTCAATGGTTTCATTGGCGAGAAATTACAGATCCTGAAGGTAGTAGAAAACAGACGGAGAGCAGCGCGGAGAGGAGATAAAAAACCTGCGAAAAAATAG
- the LOC141602141 gene encoding protein FAR1-RELATED SEQUENCE 6-like, whose product MDQQRHTQKQLDNMDKHSSATASTHLELEIHAAKVYTYSAFHKFKEEAIFSIDTCRTGGFTESGELEVTTVKDSSRKKNFEVGYSPGIRKASCSCTMFERTGILCRHIIWIFSASGIKTIPEDYVVNRWMKEYLRLRIFKCNGEGTENMQVIDEKQIAMSIMWSEVHEAIGLLRDKGVADGDSFSAVIRAFKESLSPLGEVLNKNQQIEKFLNCTACEVVTILLPKNSKNKGSGKRLLSAKTKAMVLSRKPKRKCKNCKRKTNHDKRNCHNPFSAHTPLCEGSSEPEEDEGEEEEELESEQE is encoded by the exons ATGGACCAACAAAGACATACACAGAAGCAGCTTGACAACATGGATAAGCACTCGTCCGCAACGGCGTCAACACATCTGGAGTTAGAGATTCATGCTGCAAAGGTGTACACCTATTCAGCTTTCCACAAATTCAAAGAAGAAGCCATCTTCTCAATTGATACATGTAGAACAGGAGGTTTCACTGAGAGTGGCGAGCTAGAGGTAACTACTGTCAAAGATTCATCCAGGAAGAAGAATTTTGAAGTTGGATACAGTCCAG GTATACGTAAAGCAAGCTGCAGTTGTACGATGTTTGAAAGAACCGGAATCCTATGCCGCCATATAATATGGATTTTTTCAGCAAGTGGTATAAAGACTATACCAGAAGATTATGTTGTAAATAGATGGATGAAAGAGTATCTCCGATTAAGGATTTTTAAATGTAATGGTGAAGGGACAGAAAACATGCAAGTCATCGATGAAAAACAAATTGCAATGTCAAtaatgtggtcagaagttcatgaaGCTATAGGGCTCCTTCGAGACAAAGGAGTAGCTGATGGTGACAGCTTTTCCGCTGTAATTAGGGCATTTAAAGAGTCGTTGTCACCATTAGGGGAAGTGttgaataaaaatcaacaaatagaGAAATTTCTGAATTGTACGGCATGTGAGGTAGTGACGATATTGCTACCAAAGAATTCAAAAAACAAGGGTAGCGGAAAAAGATTGTTGTCAGCcaaaacaaaagcaatggtgTTGTCTAGGAAACCCAAACGTAAGTGTAAGAATTGCAAGAGAAAGACAAATCACGACAAGAGGAACTGCCATAACCCCTTCTCAGCACACACGCCATTGTGCGAAGGGTCGTCTGAACCAGAAGAGGatgaaggagaggaggaggaagagctgGAATCAGAACAAGAATAG